The following is a genomic window from Triticum aestivum cultivar Chinese Spring unplaced genomic scaffold, IWGSC CS RefSeq v2.1 scaffold203580, whole genome shotgun sequence.
CGGCTGCGGGCTGAGCGTCGTCGTCTACGCGTGCCGGCGAGGAGTACACCGACGTCGGATACGCGGCCAGCTCGGCGTCGTCGATCCCCGCGGTGGCGCACCGGTAGCCGAGCTCGATGTCAACGACGCTCGGGTGGtgcgacgacgatgaggagccgTGCCCCTGGCGCCGCCGGCTTGAGCAAAGGAAGGTGAGGACGGAGAGCAGGACGAGCGCGGCCACGGAGGTGTCTCTAGACATGGTGGTCACAGCGGCAACCTGACCGTGCGACCACATATATAGTCTACTTTTGTCCGCGTGTCGAGCGGCAGGCAGCGCAACACTGTCAACGAGCGAATCAACGCGCCAATGACCAAATCTACCAACACGTCTTCTTGCCGTTTCGTGCTCAACAAAGTCTTGCCTTCTGCTTGAACTATTCATGTTGAGATATACAGGGTTTTGATTAATTTATttatacaaaaagaaaaaaaaacatgcacATTAGTAGAACGAGATAGCTTTGTCCCTAACTTGATCCGACAGAAATGCACATTGACTCCTTTGCTAATTGTTTTTGGGAGGATAGGATTCTGGTCGGCGGCCGGCCAACGCGGGAATGGCTAATTCTGTATTGGCCACGTGTTGTT
Proteins encoded in this region:
- the LOC123176959 gene encoding RING-H2 finger protein ATL67-like — its product is MSRDTSVAALVLLSVLTFLCSSRRRQGHGSSSSSHHPSVVDIELGYRCATAGIDDAELAAYPTSVYSSPARVDDDAQPAAAPSTDGGDRAPDDTTCAVCLAEYADGDELRRLPGCRHSFHRRCVHDWLRRRPSCPLCRTYPQSTAAKSS